Proteins from one Parvibaculum lavamentivorans DS-1 genomic window:
- the galU gene encoding UTP--glucose-1-phosphate uridylyltransferase GalU — translation MTTSPRKIRKVVFPVAGLGTRFLPATKVIPKEMMTVVDKPVIQYAVEEAIEAGIEHFVFVTGRGKGAIEDHFDLAYELEATLKARGKKAEFEMLQESRPAAGTASFVRQQEPLGLGHAVWCARDIIGDEPFALALPDMLIHGARGCFAQMVDVYEAHGGNVIAVEEVPHEHVNRYGVVALAENLGNETHRVTGMVEKPKVEDAPSNLIISGRYILQPEVFSKLAVQKPGAGGEIQLTDAMIALMGEQDFFSYRFEGTTYDCGDKIGYLAANVALALSRPDIAPKFRPVLDELTRK, via the coding sequence ATGACCACTTCCCCCCGCAAGATCCGCAAGGTCGTCTTTCCCGTTGCCGGCCTCGGCACCCGCTTTCTGCCGGCGACCAAAGTCATTCCAAAGGAAATGATGACCGTCGTCGACAAGCCGGTCATTCAATATGCCGTGGAAGAGGCGATCGAGGCGGGTATCGAACATTTTGTATTTGTGACAGGACGCGGCAAGGGCGCCATCGAGGATCACTTCGATCTCGCTTACGAACTTGAGGCCACGCTTAAGGCGCGCGGCAAGAAAGCAGAATTCGAAATGCTGCAAGAAAGCCGCCCTGCTGCCGGAACAGCAAGCTTCGTTCGCCAGCAAGAGCCGCTCGGGCTCGGCCATGCAGTATGGTGCGCACGTGACATCATTGGTGATGAGCCGTTTGCTCTCGCCCTCCCCGACATGCTGATCCATGGCGCCCGTGGCTGCTTTGCCCAGATGGTCGATGTTTACGAAGCTCATGGAGGAAATGTGATCGCGGTTGAAGAAGTGCCCCATGAGCACGTCAACCGCTACGGCGTAGTCGCTCTCGCGGAAAACCTCGGTAATGAAACGCATCGGGTTACCGGCATGGTCGAAAAACCGAAAGTTGAGGACGCGCCATCCAACTTGATCATTTCCGGCCGCTACATTCTGCAGCCGGAGGTTTTTTCAAAGCTGGCCGTGCAGAAGCCGGGCGCAGGCGGCGAGATTCAGCTGACGGATGCGATGATTGCGTTGATGGGCGAGCAGGATTTCTTCTCCTACCGCTTCGAAGGCACCACCTATGATTGCGGCGACAAGATCGGCTATCTCGCCGCCAATGTGGCGCTTGCCCTGTCGCGGCCGGATATAGCGCCCAAGTTCCGGCCGGTCCTCGACGAATTGACCCGCAAATAA
- a CDS encoding mannose-1-phosphate guanylyltransferase/mannose-6-phosphate isomerase: MIYPVILSGGVGSRLWPTSRALYPKQLLPLVSERAMLLETALRVVEDAHFSAPIIVSNDEHRFIIAQQMREAGITPFAHILESQGRNTAPAAAAAAAFVQARDPKGILLVLPADHHIADVAAFRRAIAQGEALAEAGKLVTFGVLPSAPETGYGYVKRGQPLPGGEAFAVERFVEKPDRAKAEAYLAEGGYDWNAGIFMFRVDRILDEMRAHCPEIATCAAEAVVKGVLDLDFLRLDPQAFNACPSDSIDYAVMEHTSEAAVVPVDMGWSDIGSWSALWEIGEKDEGGNVLAGDVIAVNTRDSYIRAESGLVATIGVDNLVIVETGDVLLVASRDHVQDVKKVVERIAAAGRMEHKAHNRVHRPWGYYEALNAGERHQVKHLMVHPGAALSLQMHHHRAEHWVVVKGRAQVTVGETVKVLEENESVYIPVGTTHRLANPGDEPLSIIEVQSGSYLGEDDIVRFDDVYGRDVKKPAAE; encoded by the coding sequence ATGATCTATCCGGTCATTCTGTCAGGCGGCGTCGGGTCGCGGCTTTGGCCGACGTCCCGTGCGCTTTACCCCAAACAGCTCCTCCCTCTCGTTTCCGAGCGCGCCATGCTGCTCGAAACGGCGTTGCGTGTCGTGGAGGATGCGCATTTCTCCGCGCCGATTATCGTCTCGAACGATGAACATCGTTTCATCATCGCGCAGCAGATGAGAGAAGCAGGTATCACGCCCTTCGCGCATATTCTCGAATCCCAAGGCCGGAACACGGCACCGGCTGCCGCTGCTGCTGCCGCCTTTGTGCAGGCGCGGGATCCGAAGGGCATCCTGCTTGTTCTGCCCGCCGATCATCACATCGCCGACGTTGCAGCCTTCCGTCGCGCAATCGCTCAGGGGGAAGCGCTCGCGGAAGCCGGAAAGCTCGTTACGTTCGGCGTCCTGCCGTCCGCGCCGGAGACTGGATACGGATATGTGAAGCGGGGACAGCCGCTTCCAGGCGGTGAGGCTTTCGCCGTCGAGCGGTTCGTTGAGAAGCCGGATCGGGCCAAGGCCGAAGCTTATCTCGCCGAAGGCGGCTATGACTGGAACGCCGGTATTTTCATGTTCCGTGTGGATCGCATTCTGGATGAAATGCGCGCCCATTGTCCCGAGATCGCGACCTGCGCCGCGGAAGCCGTGGTGAAAGGAGTGCTCGACCTCGACTTTCTCCGGCTCGATCCCCAGGCATTTAATGCCTGTCCCTCCGACTCCATCGACTATGCGGTGATGGAACATACATCGGAGGCCGCCGTCGTGCCGGTCGATATGGGCTGGAGCGATATCGGCTCGTGGTCGGCGCTGTGGGAAATTGGCGAAAAGGATGAGGGCGGCAATGTGCTCGCCGGCGACGTTATCGCGGTGAATACGCGCGACTCTTATATCCGGGCGGAATCGGGCCTTGTGGCCACGATCGGCGTCGACAATCTGGTTATCGTGGAAACTGGCGATGTTCTTCTCGTCGCTTCGCGGGACCATGTGCAGGATGTGAAGAAAGTGGTCGAGCGTATCGCTGCTGCCGGACGGATGGAGCACAAGGCGCATAACCGCGTTCACCGGCCATGGGGCTATTACGAGGCGCTGAATGCGGGCGAGCGTCACCAGGTGAAGCATCTGATGGTTCATCCGGGAGCGGCCCTTTCACTGCAGATGCATCATCACCGTGCGGAACACTGGGTGGTGGTGAAAGGACGAGCGCAGGTCACTGTCGGGGAAACCGTGAAAGTCCTCGAAGAAAATGAGTCCGTCTATATTCCGGTCGGCACTACCCACCGTCTCGCCAACCCCGGCGACGAACCGCTCAGCATCATCGAGGTTCAGTCCGGGTCTTATCTGGGTGAGGACGACATCGTCCGCTTTGACGATGTTTATGGGCGCGATGTGAAGAAGCCGGCTGCCGAATAG
- the gmd gene encoding GDP-mannose 4,6-dehydratase, producing MEAPVALITGITGQDGGYLAELLLGKGYIVHGLARAPARLDRARFSRFGELRGRLHLHVCDLRDGDTLENVLRVVRPNEIYNLAAQTHVQTSLEDPAYTTDVNAAGTVRLLEILVKLGHERHSRFFQACSSEIFGDARGVPQNEKTPLHPLNPYAASKRAAFEAAVHFRNATGVFASNGILFNHESPYRSPSFVTRKISLAVAASQRGEKTPLSLGNLDARRDWGHAGDYVRAMWLMLQREKPDDFVLATGETHSVREFVELAFGVIGSRIIWEGSGVRERGVDAASGQVLVEIDPAFFRAADAGMTLGDASKARAELGWRPEVGFENLVREMVMADIERMAAPSEAEARVASD from the coding sequence GTGGAAGCGCCTGTTGCGCTGATTACCGGGATTACCGGCCAGGATGGCGGCTATCTCGCCGAGTTGCTGCTCGGCAAGGGATATATCGTCCATGGGCTAGCGCGCGCGCCGGCGCGGCTGGACCGGGCGAGGTTTTCCCGTTTCGGGGAGTTGCGCGGCCGGCTTCACCTTCACGTTTGTGACCTGCGGGACGGCGATACGCTTGAGAATGTGTTGCGTGTAGTGCGGCCGAACGAGATCTACAATCTCGCCGCGCAGACGCATGTTCAGACAAGCCTGGAAGATCCAGCCTATACGACCGACGTGAATGCAGCGGGCACCGTGCGGCTGCTCGAGATTTTGGTGAAATTGGGCCACGAGCGGCACAGCAGGTTCTTTCAGGCGTGCAGCTCGGAAATATTCGGCGATGCGCGGGGTGTTCCTCAAAACGAGAAGACGCCGCTCCATCCTCTCAATCCCTATGCGGCGTCCAAGCGGGCTGCATTCGAAGCGGCGGTCCATTTTCGCAATGCTACCGGCGTCTTTGCGTCGAATGGCATTCTGTTCAATCACGAAAGTCCCTATCGAAGTCCGTCTTTCGTAACGCGCAAGATATCGCTTGCCGTTGCGGCGAGCCAACGAGGGGAGAAAACCCCTCTGAGTTTAGGCAATCTCGATGCGCGCCGTGACTGGGGGCATGCCGGCGACTACGTTCGTGCCATGTGGCTGATGCTGCAGCGGGAGAAGCCGGACGACTTTGTTCTCGCGACCGGCGAGACTCATTCGGTAAGGGAATTTGTAGAGCTCGCTTTCGGGGTCATCGGCAGCCGGATCATATGGGAAGGATCGGGAGTGAGGGAGCGAGGCGTTGATGCCGCGAGTGGCCAGGTGCTTGTCGAAATCGATCCGGCCTTCTTCCGCGCCGCCGATGCCGGCATGACCCTTGGCGATGCATCCAAGGCAAGAGCCGAACTGGGCTGGCGCCCGGAAGTGGGCTTCGAAAATCTGGTGAGGGAAATGGTGATGGCGGATATCGAACGAATGGCTGCTCCGTCCGAAGCCGAGGCCAGGGTTGCGTCCGATTGA
- a CDS encoding undecaprenyl-phosphate glucose phosphotransferase has protein sequence MRGFGDQTDDEIVLAAPGVTGDVAAAARSSREAYPASGDFLKDQPLISKQVISDITMCADGVIIFVAALIAKWAYIGQFLDLTRNSTPYAVIGGVGAVLAVAMLKYQGIYQFNALSNGRGQKRRILIGLFVTALLLVGIGYLLKISEQYSRGWFVAWFGLSTVLVLSLHFAGSRFLQWLVALGSFARNVVIYGSGEIAESVIRGIGTSSMNLRVIGVFDDLPPDQIPRVPVRGGLSDLIVFGQKHRIDEVLIAMPLTSELRIANLVEQLSLLPTDIRICPSAAAFRIPPKGLLNYQGLAVLELERRPMDGWAPIIKSIEDRVLAALLLIGFAPLLLLVAAAVKLDSRGPVIFKQKRHGFNHEVFNLYKFRTMYVAEGSGRVVQATRNDPRVTRVGRFLRKTSLDELPQLFNVLIGEMSLVGPRPHAIAHNEYYSAVLDRYANRHKVKPGMTGWAQVKGYRGETDTPEKMRRRVEHDLYYIENWSVWLDLKIIIMTPFYGFIGKNAF, from the coding sequence ATGAGAGGGTTTGGCGACCAGACAGACGACGAGATCGTCCTCGCCGCACCGGGTGTAACAGGTGACGTCGCAGCGGCCGCGCGCAGCAGCAGAGAGGCTTATCCGGCCTCAGGCGACTTCCTCAAAGACCAGCCCCTTATCTCCAAGCAGGTGATTTCGGATATCACCATGTGTGCCGATGGCGTCATCATCTTTGTCGCCGCTCTGATTGCTAAATGGGCCTATATCGGCCAGTTCCTCGACCTTACGAGAAATTCAACCCCCTACGCGGTCATCGGCGGGGTGGGCGCGGTCCTTGCCGTTGCGATGCTGAAGTATCAGGGGATTTATCAGTTCAACGCATTGAGCAATGGGCGAGGCCAGAAGAGGCGGATACTGATAGGCCTCTTCGTCACAGCCTTGTTGCTCGTTGGTATCGGCTATCTCTTGAAAATTTCGGAACAATATTCCCGCGGCTGGTTTGTCGCGTGGTTCGGCCTATCCACGGTACTTGTTCTGTCGCTTCATTTTGCCGGTTCGCGCTTCCTCCAATGGCTGGTGGCCCTCGGCTCCTTCGCGCGGAACGTTGTTATTTATGGCAGCGGCGAAATCGCGGAAAGCGTCATACGCGGTATCGGTACGTCCTCCATGAACCTTCGCGTGATAGGCGTCTTTGACGACCTGCCACCGGACCAGATTCCCCGCGTTCCCGTGCGCGGTGGTCTGTCGGATTTGATCGTTTTCGGTCAGAAGCACAGGATCGACGAGGTTCTGATTGCCATGCCGCTGACGAGTGAGCTGCGAATTGCCAATTTGGTGGAACAGCTTTCCTTGTTGCCTACCGACATCAGGATTTGTCCGAGCGCTGCGGCATTCCGCATTCCGCCCAAGGGATTGCTCAACTATCAAGGGCTGGCGGTGCTCGAGCTGGAGCGGCGTCCGATGGATGGCTGGGCTCCCATCATCAAGAGCATTGAGGATCGCGTGCTTGCGGCGTTGCTGCTGATAGGCTTTGCGCCGCTGCTTCTTCTCGTTGCCGCCGCAGTAAAGCTCGACAGCCGGGGGCCGGTAATATTCAAGCAGAAGCGCCACGGGTTTAACCACGAGGTTTTCAACCTTTACAAGTTCCGGACAATGTATGTTGCGGAAGGTAGTGGCCGCGTCGTTCAGGCAACGCGTAACGATCCGCGCGTAACCCGTGTCGGACGGTTTCTGCGCAAGACGAGCCTCGATGAGCTGCCGCAGCTTTTCAACGTGCTCATCGGCGAAATGTCGCTGGTAGGACCGAGGCCGCATGCCATCGCGCACAATGAGTACTACTCGGCAGTTCTCGATCGTTATGCGAACCGCCACAAGGTGAAGCCCGGCATGACGGGTTGGGCGCAGGTCAAAGGCTATCGAGGCGAAACCGATACGCCCGAAAAGATGCGCCGCAGAGTCGAGCATGATCTCTACTACATCGAAAACTGGTCGGTGTGGCTTGATCTGAAGATCATCATAATGACGCCGTTCTACGGCTTCATCGGCAAAAACGCCTTCTAG